Part of the Ziziphus jujuba cultivar Dongzao chromosome 8, ASM3175591v1 genome is shown below.
CCAatcagtaaaaagaaaaaaaaaaaaagaaaatctcggGTTTCCTAAACAAGTAAACATCGTTTTTTTCTCGGCTTTCAAACGATGGAGACTACTCATGAAACTCCAACCAAGGGAGGAAACAAAAGCTCCTCATGTTTTCTAACCGGAAACCAACCACGCCCCTTACGGTTTTACTGTTTCCCAATACTTCCAGGCTATGATGAGAATCAGAGTCACCAGATTGCAGAGAGACGTCGTCGTTGTTCGAGTCCATCCACGGTGGCCGCTAATCTTAAGAGAATGAGGAACTACAGCGAAGAAGACATAGCCGAAGAGAAGCGTTTGGGAGTGATGACGAGGCCGAGTCTCATGAGCGGTCACACAGATCATTACACTTATTCTTCTAATCTTCCGAAACGCCGGAAACCAGTCTCCGACAACGCGGTGGCAATTAAGCTTAGGAAGATGAGAAAATACAGCAAAGAAGACATAGCGGAAGAGAAGCGTTTGGGTGTCACGACGAGG
Proteins encoded:
- the LOC125421564 gene encoding putative B3 domain-containing protein At1g78640, yielding METTHETPTKGGNKSSSCFLTGNQPRPLRFYCFPILPGYDENQSHQIAERRRRCSSPSTVAANLKRMRNYSEEDIAEEKRLGVMTRPSLMSGHTDHYTYSSNLPKRRKPVSDNAVAIKLRKMRKYSKEDIAEEKRLGVTTRLSLYDDPWKMKKRLTMSDLGGNSRLMLELKWARNYFLPYLDIKQVESEPGVRVRVVDFDTGTKHQLRFKLWKSSHCYVLKGGWVKDFVRRKKLNKDDEIGMICVRPFLGARCSTLTLYLRVLQRAALPKT